AACCTATAGTTGTGGTCCAGCACGCAGAGCAAGATCCAGATCCACGGACGATTGCCCAGTGGCCTTGAAAGCCACCCTGTCTCGTATAAATAAGCTTAAGCTAATCACGGCACATGGTGAATTCTTTCGTCATGCAAATGAcgggagaaaaacaaaaaagaaaaaaaaatgatgccaGGAAATGCGACTGCAAAAACTTCCAATGGATTTCTCAAGAGAGGCAGACAAAAGGAATCAGTAAacttcatgtgaatttctaagCAACACACCATAAAGACCATCGCCAAGAAAGAGGGAGCCAGCCCTGTTTGGCGACAGAATGTTGTCCTGTCCTAAAACCAATCACAACTGGCACGCTCTGTCTTTCTTTTCCAATACCGAAGAAttccaaaaggaaaggaaaggaaaggacgAGAAgcaccaaaacaagaaaagcatgCCGAGTGATTACTGAAGTACTGCACTCTTATTGGGAATCACTCTGCAATGAGTACACTTTTCGACTGGAAATCGCCGAGAAACCCGCGGTCGATTTCCAGGACACGCATCATCCAACTCGTCCACCCATCGAGAGTCGATCGGATGGATTCCggtcccaaaaaaagaaatctttggATCACGTAGCGATTGAACTCGAAATTCGAGAACGACCCGCGAAGTTCACGCAACAGGAAAATCGGACGGACAAGTTTCAGGAGACCGCCCAAAATCCTGGAGCAGCTCCAGCTCCAGAGAGAGTCGTCGACAAAAACTTGCGAGTGGCGGGCGCACGTGCGCGGCCGCACTCGGATAACCAAAGTTCGGGCCGTGCGGATCCGGGTCCAGCTCACCGCGACTTCTTCAAGGTTCCCGGGTCATTTTCGGAAGGGCATCTTTATCTCCCCCGGGATAACATGTTCCTTAAGGAGTAAGAGAAGTGGGCAGGACGAGCCTGCGGGTCCCCCTCCTCCCCCGCCCCCCCACGCGCCGTTCGTCGGACTGGATCGCACGCGCTTTGTGGAGTAACTGCGGTCACCAACTTGCCACCGCAAGCGTTGGGATTCCAGCAGTTTCTACCCCATTAAATGACGCCAGCGATTCATTTGGACGTGGGTCCGGAGACGGCTTTGAGGGGGCGCCGGTGGTCACCATGGGCCGGCTGCCGAATTAGGTTAGCAACATCTCGATCGGATTCAAGTTCGATCTTACAGTTCCTTCGCATAGGGTTTCGATACCCGGTATTTTTCCGAGATGCATGATGGCCACAGAACATGAAATTTAAATGGGGAAAGAACGTGCGATGTATCCTCTTCccaaattttttagaaattcagCCTGCAACAATCCAGCTACTGTGATCTCTGTTCCCTACTAAACAAAACCCTAACCCAAAAGAAAGGCAACACTGGCGCATTACAAAATGGGATGGGATTTAATTTGGGCCTCGGGCTGGGCCCAAGAACCGGCGCGTAGAGAGCACGCCCCCACGGACCGCGCCTGAGGAAAACGGGATAACACTCCcttcggctcggctcggcttcCCCAATCCCTGCGGCTGTGAGCAAACAAATGAGCACCAACTCATCAGTCATCacatccttaaaaaaaaaaaaccacagggggaagaggagagagagagagaaagagagaggaaatctgcatcatcatcttcttcctttttatccTCCATCTGCTTCGCTCCGAGAAGCGCGCACACTCTGCACAGGCCCTCACCTGGAAATACAGACGGGCAGGCAGGCGACCCAAATGAGGAatccgtcgtcgtcgtcgggaGGGACGAAGACCCCGTGCTGCAGCAAGGTGGGGCTGAAGAGGGGGCCCTGGACGCCGGAGGAGGACGAGCTCCTCGCCGGCTACATCAACCGCGAGGGCGAGGGCCGGTGGCGGACCCTCCCCAAGCGGGCCGGCCTCCTCCGCTGCGGCAAGAGCTGCCGCCTCCGCTGGATGAACTACCTCCGCCCCTCCGTCAAGCGCGGCCAGATCGCCCCCGACGAGGAGGACCTCATCCTCCGCCTCCACCGCCTCCTCGGCAACCGGTAACCctttctccccctcctcccccgAAAATCTCGAAGATCATCGAGCCGGATCGATCGGGGTTGGGCTCTCCCGATCTTGGCTAGGGTTTCCGTGCATTCCTGAATCTTGAATATCTCGGGAGGGGCCGGTTAGGGTTTCGATGTTCTCCTCTCGGTCGCTCACTTAGTTCTCTCTTCCCACTCACTGATTCGCCACCACTGCCTGCAAGATTTCAGGAAAACACACCCTCACTCAATCGCTTCCTCATTCTCTCTCACATTTCTCAGCTCATAAGGAATCACAACCATATCATCCAGAAAACCACTCACTGATCAATCAAAGATCTTTGCGAAATTCAGCTAACGAacttagtctctctctctctctctctctctctctctctctctcacatactGTGTTGCGATTTTGAATCTTATTCTGACCTATGTTTCTGTGATACAGGTGGTCTTTGATAGCTGGGAGAATCCCAGGACGGACTGACAATGAGATCAAGAACTACTGGAACACTCACCTTAGCAAGAAGCTCATCAGTCAAGGAATTGATCCGAGGACGCACAAGCCGCTCAATCCAGAAACCCAGAACTCCAGCAGCAATCCTCCAGCGAAACCTCCTCCTTCCAAAGCGGCACCTCGCCCTCGAAGCCCTAACCCTAGCCCCATCTCTTCTGGCCTCGAGGAAACCAGCAGTGGCAGCCCAGCCATCCTCAAAGAAAATGATCAGATCCAAAGTGCCGATAATACGGAGGCTGTGTATCAAAATGGGACTGCGACAGCTCACGGTGGTGAAGCCAGTTATTTGCCGGGTACCCAGCATTACCATGTGATGGGCTTGAGAAGCAGCCACGGACTGTctaatgaggaggaggaggacctCAACTGCTGCGGGGACGACGTCTTCTCATCGTTCCTGAACTCCCTGATCAACGAGGAAGCATTCCCAATCCAGCACCAGCTACAACAACAGGCCGTCGGCTCCTCGCCGGATTCGGATTCTCTGATTCCCATGGCTGCAGCACCTGCATTCGGGATAGCCGCTGGCTGGGACTCTGCAATCATGTCTTCAGTGATTAATCAAGAGAATAATAGCAGGAGGGCGAATGAACAGGTTGAATAGCAGTATATGTATATCCTAAGTTGGAGAGTACTAGCTATCAGCTGCCATGAATTATGAGGTCTCTCTAGGGTTTGGAGTGTTGTTATATGTGTGTTTgtgttgattcttgtttaatCTCTTCAATCAGCTGCTTATTTATCACGGCTGATTTGTTGTGATGATGTGTGTTATTTGATGTAAACAAACCTTCCACTCGGTATTGTacttatttgatatataaagATGTGTGTTGATATGCCGAATGCATTCCCTCATCAACTGTCCTGCATTTTCCGGAAGAAATCGAAGAATTTCATGGGAATCTTACAGGAAATCCATAATCACTTGAGCATTCCCACTTTTTGGTTGTTTagctttccttaattttttcctGATAACTTTCTTGAACAGAGTTATAAATTGCGGTTAGTATCTTTATTACTATCTCATCCTAAAGCATCAAAGTACATGAGGATGCATGCCTAGTCATCACTAGAACTTTGCTATGATTATTACtacaaattatgaaattagCGCGTCGATTCTTCAATCTAGCCAGTTAAATTTCGTCTATGTTTCCTCCTCTTACATGGCAATTGACTTCCTGTGGTTATACGATAACTACACCTCGTAGCCACAGTAATAGACATGTACGCCTAAGCTTGGACAATAATTCTTGGAAAGCTTTGCAGGAACTACTTCCTATTCAAACTAGGCAACAGTTTCATTTATACAAGGAAAACCCATTTTTTGGCAAAGAAATTGACACTGATTGAGAAAACAAAGTTGAATGACATATTCATGAGCACATATGAACGAGCATTGTGTAGTTATGGCCGTTCTACGAGTCAGCAAGCATTCAGCAGCCAATGACTATAATATATGCTTGAACGGCTCACAAAAGGAAATACGATGCATGCTTGCTCAATTTCGTTCTAGTGGACACGCTAACAGATTTATTTAGTGATAGAGGCTATAGAATGCTAAGAGCCGCAAAAAGGAAACCCTAGTTATGAGGGTGTGCTATGTTAAGCAGAAATGAGAGTATTATGGTGACAATAGGCTATAGGTAGACGGCAATGCAATACACTAGAAGGAAATAGATTTTTCGTGGACAATTACTATTGGAGTATTCCATAACCTATCTACTCGAGTTTCCTTAGTTACATCAATAGTGAAAATTGAGACTCCTACATTGTGCTACATTAATCATCTTGTTAGAGCACGCAAAGCCTTATAGCTTATTTTTTTAGCATCATCAGGATGCGATAGATTCATTTCTACAAGAGAACAGTGATTTCACAATGCTCGTTCTGGCAATTTAGTTTTCCAGCTAATGGTTCATGCATCCTACCTAACTATTGTCATAGACATGCTCTAGCCTGAATAATAGTTCATATTCTTGGAAGAACTTAAACTGGTTGATCAACTTTTGTACTTCATTTTGAGCCCCGCGAATTTATACTTTTAAGGTTCTACTTCCCTGGTCAAggtgcaaaaaaaataaaaaaaaattaacttatacAAATATCACTTAGTATAAAAGTGAGCATGTGTAGCCTTGAATAGATAGGGTCGGCAAACATCAACGTATGGTCACCGTTTTTGCACCAAGAACTCCAGAAAATGTTTGTTGTACAATAAACGTTCATGAAGCTTGAATGCTCGCCTAGTTTCATTCTATGCATTGCACTGATTGAAAGTAATGTTAGCTGGACGTGAGGTATCTGCTAATGTCATTTCGGAGTATTGAAAAGAAACCCTAGAAGGTGAAAAGCAAATTGTGATGAACTGCTCTTATCATCTTATTACGTTCTTCCCCTAAGGTGTGATATTttatgtaaaattaaaaaagccaCAGTTGTACTTTCATCCATGTAGGTGACAAGGACTACCGTATTATATTAGTTATTCTGTTAGATTACTCTAGCCTTATGTATGATCTTATTAGCATCATAAGGTTGTAATAGTTTCATGACTGCATGAGAACATTCATTTCACTATGTTCTGGCAATTTAGTTTTCCAGTTAATGATTGATGCATCCTAGCTAGCTACCGTTTTAGATATGCTTAAGCTTAAATCATAGTTCGTATTAGGAAGTATTTAGACAGGTCGATCATCTTTTATACTTCATCTTGAGTccatgaattaatttttttaggctTCAATTTCTCTGGTTACATTGAGGCGAGAAAAATGGACCTATGAGAACCATTTTTGCACCAAGAACTCGAGATAAATGTTGACTGTACGGTAATCATTCATGAAGCTTAAATGCTGGCTTAGTTTCATTCTACGCACTATACTCATTAAACACGATGGTACACATGAGATAACTACTTAGGGCATTTAACATATTGAAAATAAACCCTAGAAGGAGAAAAACATATATGGTTATTTGGCGATACTGGCAGACTCTCTTAATaggtaaattatttttttgaagattGTCGAACATTTTTTGAGGATTACAGTGTTTTAGTGCTAATATCTTCGGCTATAGCGTCTTAGGGGCTCTAAGTCATCCAGTTCTTTTATAGTGCATTCTGGAGTTAACCTCCAGGATCCCCTTATCAGCAAAGTCATCAGATTGATCACCTTGAAGGGATGCTTATTGTTTCGTTACAGCAATTTGATTGCATGCACATATAGCTAGAGCTTCTCATCTAAATTAACTATGGTGAAGACACTTAATGAATGAACActgtaaataatttttcttccaaGTAGCCAAACAACGTTTGTCTCCACTAATTTGTTACTTGAGGGTTTGATCGATCAGGAGATTCAAAATCTCACTCTAGTAATTTAGGGTTACCGAAATTCCTAGCTAAACATCCTCACTATTCACGTAGCATAGTACACATTCATGCAGACGTATAATTTTCATCTATCCCAGAAGAAATTGTCTGCGGACAAGAAGTAAGAGTAGAGCGACAGCAAATGAAGCATATAGGTACCTTAGCAAGCATCCACACTTGTGCAAGGTTTGCCCAATTGAACTCCATCTTCAAGAGCGTAGAGTTGAACCGTTTAGCTTCCCCTCGGTGTCTCGCCCATTCGTATGGACCCTGTAATAGAGAGTAAATCTTTGTATTAAGACCTCTTGCATTTGCACGGCGGATGTTCATAGTCCATTAAAATGCTCAGTAAGTCCGAGCTACTAAAGGCCTTCGTCAACAAAACCCTTCCACGATGTCGCCGTTCCAATCTCGTGCGCATTGTCATCGCACACGTAAAAAACGTTTACAACTAGGAGTTAATCAGACATGATTAGCGGGGCCACCTCTCGGCCGGGCGGGTGGGGCAACGAGCCTGAAACTATTCATCCAGGCCCTGTCCATCTTGGTCCCCAGGGCACGGCCTTGCCTAGTCCAAACCGGCCATTTAAGACCCCGAAAGAGACAAAAAGATGAGCGGTCCAGAGGAGGACCAGATTGCTCCAGGCCCGGCCCGGAGAGGTTGCTGagatttctcttgtttttttctgGGGGTTTTTGAACGGCCGATGACGATGATGTGTGCTGGCAGTTCTGACCTAATCAATCATACGAATGGAAGGCTTCGCACCGTATTCGACCACCCTCGGTTCAAACCTTCGCAGGAGCCGGAAGCTCGCGAAACTACCAGTCTTGTTATACCAACGGGATTGGTGGATGGGGTTGACTTAATGGGCGTCCAGACAGATTAAAGTGGGAAACCCAAAAGGTCCCCCCACTTGTTTGACCACCCCCACTTTTATTTCCCTCTTGctcttactttctctttttctaatCCTCGGTAAAGAAACTGTATGGACATGTCCCCTAACGCATTCCCTAAATGAAGAGTGcccgaaaggaaaaaagaaaacccactAATAAAAATCTTTCTTGTAGGTTCGGAATGTTTCATTGCACATAGGCGGTTAGGTTAAATTACATGGCTCCATACGAGTTTGTGTTGTGAAATTTTACTTGAATGCATGCGCGCTAGGGACATCACCATTGCTGAGCTTGTTAAGAATTGAAAACCTCGATTAATCTGAATTAGGTAAAAACCAGGATATGTGAATATTGCAGTTGATCTTTTTCAGCCTATTGTCTAGAGGCGGAAGCTTCATGACAGACACTTGGATCTAATCCCTAAATGGCAATGTCTACAGGAACCCGAATTGCCATATCATACGTTTTTGTGAAATTTGACCCCATGCTAATAACCTACGAGGAATTTGCCAATAGAGTTCGCTTTCTTCTCCCTGGTTATAATTACTAAAACCATCTAAATTTCATCCCGAAAATACTTTGCACTAATCCGTGCTGAGTTGACTCATTCCTACTATGCCtgatcaaaatttttttttcagccaATCAGCTTTACCATATATAGAAAGAACTAGCCGGCCATTTCGTGGAAATCAAGACCATGGAGTGGGGAATCAGTCTTTGGAAGTTGGATTCCTCAGGCTTTTGATTCATTCCTGAGATTAAGGATTGGTTCTTGTTCTGCTGAACACAAAACATGGTTCTACCCTGTTTCTCTCCTGCTCTGTTTTCTCtccctactttttttttgggaggttTTTTGGGGCTAACTATAAGCTCTAGCATTATCTTTTTGGACGTTCCGGTTGCAGCCATGATCTGAAAAGAGGTGGATATGGCTCAAAACTTTATATTTATGTTGATTGCCAAGAAAATCGTtacctataattttttttttgtctctatcttttattttcctggACAGTTTCTGTCTATTTGGCAGGAAACCCAGCACAAACTTAAAAGGAGCCTTAAGTCAAGACAGTTCACGTCTACCGCCTTCATATGAACATGAACATGAGTTTACTTTGGTCAAAATGCAGGTGGCCGATGCTCAACAAATGtaatgtattttatatatacatattgttCGGAGATTATCTGTTAAACGTGATTAACTGTCATTGCAATTCTCGTGACagtccaaaaaaagaaaaaaagaaaaagaaagaaagaacgaaCTTCGGAGTCCAATAAATATGCAGGGCCATGAAAATGAAATAGTGATTAAGACTACGACGGTATCCATGAACTCTACATACAAGTTAAAGACGAAAGAGTTGCAGACTCCAAACATCTAAAATTAGCAGGAACTAACAGCAAAAACACGAAGCAAGAtcccaaacaaaagataaaagaaactaaaaagaaactaaCTTCGCATAAGCAGATATCTTCACGTGCAATGTGTTGAACATATATCCCTTCGAAGCCGAGCGAACATAGCATAAAGTAAGAAATTTCTGGCGCACGCGAGATAGACGACGACTCACCTGCGTGAGAAAGCCGCATTCGAGCAAAACCATGCAGAAATCCGCCATCATTGGAGCTCCCCTCTTTCCGCAGGCGGCGAGGCATTCGGGGGGGTTCGGGAAAAACATGATGACGCAATGATCACCGCCGAGATGGGGTCCGGAGCAAAagcgaaaagaggaaaaggaacaGAAAGATTTGCAGGGCCAAGAAATGATCGAGCGaagagaacagagagaagaTAGATATCTTCAAGAGCCCGAAGAAGGATCCTCCGCCCCAGTGCGGGATCCTAATATATCGCCCCGGAGCATTACGAGGGGGGCGACGACCCACACGTGTCAGTCGGCCGCAGGGAGGAAACGAACCCCACAAGCGCTTCGGGCCGCGAGGATTGACCGGTAGATCGAAGGGGGGGCTACCGGCTGCTTCCAGTTGGCCCCCCTGGAGTGGCCAACCAAACGTTCTAACCGGATAGGTCAGACCAATGTTAGACAGAACAACCTTTCTTTGacgcctcctctctctctgctccAGGGGGCTCTGGTGTTTTTTGAGATGTAGGAATTCctggaaaggagagagaaggtgcactgacatttttcttttcttctttttttttttttagtttcggAAAGAATCTAAgtccttcctcttcttttgtccTGCTATCTCCAAAAAAGGTATTGTTGATAGGATCTCTAGTACCTGTTCGGGTCGCATTCGGAAACCCGTTTTTACGAGCTCCAGGACGGTCGAGGTGGAGTAGGTCCGATCGGTTAAGGCGAGGAAAGCAAATTTCTTACCGAAtgtgttctttcttttcatttctttcctatTCTCGATAAGAGCGGCTCTCTTGAACAAGACCAGGAGCTTTCGATACTTGAAGGGAAGAGAACCGAAGGGGACTCGCGAAATTATATGTTCGGTCAAGAACGTTGTATCATATCATGAGCATTATCAACATTT
The nucleotide sequence above comes from Eucalyptus grandis isolate ANBG69807.140 chromosome 2, ASM1654582v1, whole genome shotgun sequence. Encoded proteins:
- the LOC104433774 gene encoding transcription repressor MYB5; this translates as MRNPSSSSGGTKTPCCSKVGLKRGPWTPEEDELLAGYINREGEGRWRTLPKRAGLLRCGKSCRLRWMNYLRPSVKRGQIAPDEEDLILRLHRLLGNRWSLIAGRIPGRTDNEIKNYWNTHLSKKLISQGIDPRTHKPLNPETQNSSSNPPAKPPPSKAAPRPRSPNPSPISSGLEETSSGSPAILKENDQIQSADNTEAVYQNGTATAHGGEASYLPGTQHYHVMGLRSSHGLSNEEEEDLNCCGDDVFSSFLNSLINEEAFPIQHQLQQQAVGSSPDSDSLIPMAAAPAFGIAAGWDSAIMSSVINQENNSRRANEQVE